A stretch of the Dyella telluris genome encodes the following:
- the mdtN gene encoding multidrug transporter subunit MdtN, with protein sequence MTESPQKKPTAKWPALVFVGLALAMGSYVAWRLDSAPRTDDAYAQADVIDVVPDVSGRIVEMLVRDNQRVAKGDVLFRIDPRPFQDELSRARASLVALDKQIELTSRSVKAQQYGADSAHAAVGRAQAAAAQATERLRRTAPLLDPGYVSAEDVDRARTTQRAAEADLVSARLQAQQAAVAVSGVDALVAQRDVISAEIALAQLRLDMTTVRAPFNGRVVSLKTTVGQFASPMKPLFTLIDTGQWYVVANFRETELQDIRVGALATVYLMGDTSKRFNGTVDSIGYGVLPGDGGLVLEGLPRVQRTINWVRVAQRFPVKIRIDDADPELFRVGASAVATLRRLPSGDVPRNGSGK encoded by the coding sequence ATGACTGAGTCGCCACAAAAGAAGCCGACGGCAAAGTGGCCGGCGCTCGTCTTCGTGGGCCTGGCCCTGGCCATGGGCAGCTATGTGGCGTGGCGGCTGGATTCGGCGCCACGTACCGATGATGCGTACGCGCAGGCCGACGTGATCGACGTGGTACCCGATGTCAGCGGACGGATCGTCGAGATGCTTGTCAGGGACAATCAGCGGGTGGCGAAGGGCGACGTGCTGTTTCGTATCGATCCTCGGCCGTTCCAGGATGAGCTCAGCAGGGCCAGGGCTTCGCTGGTGGCGCTGGACAAGCAGATCGAGCTGACCTCGCGCAGCGTGAAGGCGCAGCAGTACGGCGCGGATTCGGCCCATGCGGCGGTTGGGCGCGCACAAGCGGCGGCGGCGCAGGCAACCGAAAGGCTGCGGCGCACGGCGCCGTTGCTTGATCCGGGTTATGTATCGGCCGAGGACGTGGACCGGGCGCGCACCACGCAGCGCGCCGCCGAAGCGGATCTGGTGTCCGCACGATTGCAGGCCCAGCAGGCCGCGGTCGCCGTATCCGGTGTGGATGCCCTCGTGGCGCAGCGTGACGTCATCAGCGCGGAAATTGCACTGGCTCAGCTTCGTCTGGACATGACCACGGTGCGTGCCCCGTTCAATGGGCGCGTGGTGTCGCTGAAGACCACCGTCGGCCAGTTTGCATCACCCATGAAGCCCTTGTTCACCCTGATCGATACCGGACAGTGGTACGTCGTGGCCAACTTCCGTGAAACCGAGCTGCAGGACATCCGGGTTGGCGCCCTGGCAACGGTGTACCTGATGGGTGACACGAGCAAACGGTTCAACGGTACGGTGGACTCCATTGGTTACGGTGTGCTGCCGGGTGACGGCGGCCTGGTCCTGGAAGGGCTGCCGCGGGTGCAGCGCACGATCAACTGGGTGCGCGTGGCGCAGCGTTTTCCCGTCAAGATCCGGATCGACGATGCTGACCCTGAGTTGTTTCGCGTGGGTGCTTCGGCAGTTGCCACGTTGAGGCGCCTTCCTTCGGGTGATGTACCCCGGAACGGCAGCGGGAAGTAA
- a CDS encoding YtcA family lipoprotein, with protein sequence MRTKILALVLRAEHALLALLCASVAGCSLPPSIPVMGAYFPGWLFCMTGGLVLTLLVRAMLVHAGKPRVLGPPVILYSALYALFSLLFWLIFF encoded by the coding sequence ATGCGAACGAAAATCTTGGCCCTTGTTCTTCGTGCAGAGCACGCGCTCCTGGCGCTCCTCTGTGCATCTGTTGCGGGGTGTTCGCTTCCGCCGTCCATACCCGTCATGGGGGCCTATTTCCCGGGGTGGCTGTTCTGCATGACCGGCGGACTTGTGTTGACCCTTCTGGTCAGGGCGATGCTGGTCCATGCGGGCAAGCCGCGGGTACTCGGCCCGCCGGTCATCCTGTATTCGGCCTTGTATGCCCTTTTCTCGCTGCTGTTTTGGCTGATCTTTTTCTGA
- a CDS encoding potassium channel family protein, translated as MALKHLYAVGKPPMVVYLITLLVIVVAPDKHTHNGWSLAAMLLGLGLMTLMYPLMLRALSGWLERASSQGGYVSLWMAYLFTSLLFQQPLWLICQKFALIGSASALDNAYFTLITFLTIGYGDLVPHDSDGRVFSMTVGLLGAAHNICFVSYLLAAGRATNGAKA; from the coding sequence GTGGCGCTGAAACACCTGTATGCGGTCGGCAAGCCACCGATGGTGGTCTACCTCATCACCTTGCTCGTGATCGTCGTGGCGCCGGACAAGCACACGCACAATGGGTGGTCGCTGGCGGCCATGTTGCTGGGGCTGGGGCTCATGACGTTGATGTATCCGCTCATGCTTCGCGCATTGAGTGGCTGGCTTGAGCGGGCCAGCAGCCAGGGTGGCTACGTGTCCCTTTGGATGGCTTACCTGTTCACTTCGTTGCTGTTCCAGCAGCCACTGTGGCTGATCTGCCAGAAGTTCGCACTGATTGGCAGCGCAAGCGCGTTGGACAACGCGTATTTCACGCTGATCACCTTCCTGACCATCGGCTACGGCGACCTTGTGCCGCATGACAGCGATGGTCGCGTCTTCTCCATGACGGTCGGCCTGCTGGGGGCTGCGCACAACATCTGCTTTGTCTCTTACCTGTTGGCTGCGGGGCGCGCCACGAATGGTGCGAAGGCCTGA
- the cyoD gene encoding cytochrome o ubiquinol oxidase subunit IV, whose protein sequence is MSGNHHSHDAHHGADHADHGSTKSYLTGFILSVVLTLASFGVVMSGKVPHDLMMPGIVVFGVAQLIVQLKYFLHMGMSPSQRGNFAIMLFTLLILAIVVVGSLWVLHNMNVNMMHPTSQMMPVE, encoded by the coding sequence ATGTCCGGCAACCACCATTCGCACGACGCCCACCACGGCGCCGACCATGCCGACCACGGCAGCACCAAGTCCTACCTGACCGGATTCATCCTGTCGGTGGTGCTGACCCTGGCCTCGTTCGGCGTGGTGATGAGCGGCAAGGTCCCGCACGACCTGATGATGCCCGGCATCGTCGTGTTCGGCGTGGCCCAGCTGATCGTCCAGCTGAAGTACTTCCTGCACATGGGCATGTCGCCGTCCCAGCGCGGCAACTTCGCGATCATGCTGTTCACCCTGTTGATCCTGGCCATCGTGGTGGTCGGCTCGCTGTGGGTGTTGCACAACATGAACGTGAACATGATGCATCCGACGTCCCAGATGATGCCGGTGGAGTAA
- the cyoC gene encoding cytochrome o ubiquinol oxidase subunit III: MSSPAVSVAHGAHDDVTHGGEHHHDDGSKTLLGFWIYLMSDCLIFSGLFATFAVLANSTAGGPTGKELFELPYVLGETMLLLFSSVTFGMAMLKMHAGQKGGVVAWLAVTFLFGAGFIGMEVYEFAKLVHEGAGPSTSAFLSSYFTLVGTHGLHVTCGLIWLVVMMDQIRRFGLNADTQRRLSCLSLFWHFLDIVWICVFTFVYLRGAI, encoded by the coding sequence ATGAGCAGTCCTGCAGTAAGCGTCGCCCACGGCGCGCACGACGACGTCACCCACGGCGGCGAGCATCACCACGACGATGGATCCAAGACCCTGCTGGGGTTCTGGATCTATCTGATGAGCGACTGCCTGATCTTCTCGGGCCTGTTCGCCACGTTTGCCGTGCTGGCCAACAGCACGGCGGGCGGCCCCACCGGCAAGGAATTGTTCGAGCTGCCGTATGTGCTCGGCGAGACCATGCTGCTGCTGTTCTCGTCGGTCACCTTCGGCATGGCCATGCTCAAAATGCATGCCGGCCAGAAGGGCGGCGTGGTGGCATGGCTGGCGGTCACGTTCCTGTTCGGTGCCGGCTTCATCGGCATGGAAGTGTACGAATTCGCCAAGCTCGTCCATGAGGGCGCGGGCCCGAGCACCAGCGCGTTCCTGTCCAGCTACTTCACGCTGGTCGGCACGCACGGCCTGCACGTTACCTGCGGCCTGATCTGGCTGGTGGTGATGATGGATCAGATCCGCCGCTTCGGCCTGAACGCTGACACCCAGCGTCGTCTGTCGTGCCTGAGCCTGTTCTGGCACTTCCTGGACATCGTCTGGATCTGCGTCTTCACCTTTGTCTACCTGCGGGGGGCCATCTGA
- the cyoB gene encoding cytochrome o ubiquinol oxidase subunit I has protein sequence MFGKLTLDAVPYHEPIVMGTLAAVILGGIAMLAIVTKYRLWGYLWKEWFTSVDHKKIGIMYVIVALVMLLRGFSDAIMMRAQQAMAASDAAGYLPPHHFDQVFTAHGVIMIFFVAMPFITGLMNLVVPLQIGARDVAYPFLNSLSFWLFMSGVVLVMVSLFVGDFAATGWLAYPPLSGIKYSPTVGVDYYIWSLQLSGLGTTLSGINFIVTIMKMRTPGMKLMQMPVFTWTALVTNILIVAAFPILTVTLALLTADRYLDMHFFTNELGGNAMMYVNMIWIWGHPEVYILILPCFGAYSEIVATFSKKPLFGYKSMVYATSCIGVLSFVVWLHHFFTMGSGASVNAFFGITTMIISVPTGAKLFNWLFTMYRGRVEYNVPMLWTVGFMVTFVIGGVTGVLMAVPGADFVLHNSVFLIAHFHNVIIGGVVFGVFAAINYWFPKAFGFRLNEFWGKASFWCWLVGFWMAFAPLYVLGLKGMTRRMNHYANPDWQPFLIVAALGAAVIAVGIFCTLVQFYVSIRDRKKLTDPSGDPWGGRTLEWATSSPAPFYNFASLPQVHALDQFWEDKQNGVAYVQPAKYEDIHMPRNTGVGVVMGAFGTVLGFALVWHIWWLAAAGLLGMIGAFIYRAYDRNVDYWVPAAEVERIERSRHAELKQFQTTQVAPAAAPQRQKVA, from the coding sequence ATGTTTGGAAAGCTCACCCTTGACGCGGTCCCGTATCACGAACCGATCGTGATGGGCACGCTCGCTGCCGTGATTCTCGGCGGCATCGCGATGCTCGCCATCGTCACCAAGTACCGTCTGTGGGGATACCTGTGGAAGGAGTGGTTCACCTCGGTGGATCACAAGAAGATCGGCATCATGTACGTCATCGTGGCGCTGGTCATGCTGCTGCGTGGCTTCTCCGACGCGATCATGATGCGCGCGCAGCAGGCCATGGCAGCATCCGATGCCGCCGGCTACCTGCCGCCGCACCACTTCGATCAGGTGTTCACCGCCCACGGCGTGATCATGATCTTCTTCGTGGCGATGCCGTTCATCACGGGTCTCATGAACCTGGTGGTGCCGCTGCAGATCGGCGCGCGCGACGTGGCCTATCCGTTCCTGAACTCGCTCAGCTTCTGGCTGTTCATGTCGGGCGTGGTGCTGGTGATGGTCTCGCTGTTTGTCGGCGACTTCGCCGCGACCGGCTGGCTGGCGTATCCGCCGCTGTCGGGCATCAAATACAGCCCGACGGTGGGTGTCGACTACTACATCTGGTCGCTGCAGTTGTCCGGTCTCGGCACCACGCTGAGCGGTATCAACTTCATCGTGACCATCATGAAGATGCGCACGCCGGGCATGAAGCTGATGCAGATGCCGGTGTTCACCTGGACCGCGCTGGTCACCAACATCCTGATCGTGGCCGCGTTCCCGATCCTGACGGTGACGCTGGCGCTGCTCACGGCCGACCGCTACCTGGACATGCACTTCTTCACGAACGAGCTTGGCGGCAACGCCATGATGTACGTGAACATGATCTGGATCTGGGGTCACCCGGAGGTCTACATCCTGATCCTGCCGTGCTTCGGTGCGTATTCGGAAATCGTCGCCACGTTCTCCAAGAAGCCGCTGTTCGGCTACAAGTCGATGGTGTACGCCACCTCGTGCATCGGCGTGCTGTCGTTCGTGGTGTGGTTGCACCACTTCTTCACCATGGGCTCGGGCGCCAGCGTCAACGCCTTCTTCGGCATCACCACGATGATCATCTCGGTGCCCACCGGCGCCAAGCTGTTCAACTGGCTGTTCACCATGTATCGCGGCCGCGTGGAATACAACGTGCCGATGCTGTGGACGGTGGGCTTCATGGTCACCTTCGTGATCGGTGGCGTCACCGGCGTGCTGATGGCCGTGCCGGGTGCGGACTTCGTCCTGCACAACAGCGTGTTCCTGATCGCGCATTTCCATAACGTGATCATCGGTGGCGTGGTGTTCGGCGTGTTCGCGGCGATCAACTACTGGTTCCCGAAGGCCTTCGGCTTCCGCCTCAACGAGTTCTGGGGCAAGGCATCGTTCTGGTGCTGGCTGGTCGGTTTCTGGATGGCCTTCGCGCCGCTGTACGTGCTCGGCCTGAAGGGCATGACGCGTCGCATGAACCACTACGCCAACCCGGATTGGCAGCCGTTCCTGATCGTCGCCGCGCTTGGCGCCGCGGTCATTGCGGTCGGCATCTTCTGCACCCTCGTGCAGTTCTATGTCTCCATCCGCGACCGCAAGAAGCTCACCGATCCCAGCGGCGACCCGTGGGGTGGCCGCACCCTGGAATGGGCCACCAGCTCGCCGGCGCCGTTCTACAACTTCGCATCGCTGCCCCAGGTCCACGCGCTGGACCAGTTCTGGGAAGACAAACAAAACGGAGTCGCTTACGTGCAACCTGCCAAGTACGAAGACATCCATATGCCCCGCAACACCGGCGTCGGTGTGGTCATGGGCGCGTTCGGTACCGTCCTGGGTTTTGCCCTGGTGTGGCACATCTGGTGGTTGGCGGCTGCCGGCCTGCTGGGCATGATCGGCGCCTTCATCTACCGCGCCTATGACCGTAACGTGGACTACTGGGTCCCGGCGGCCGAGGTCGAGCGCATCGAGCGTTCGCGCCACGCCGAGCTCAAGCAGTTCCAGACCACGCAGGTGGCGCCGGCAGCGGCACCGCAGCGTCAGAAGGTGGCGTAA
- the cyoA gene encoding ubiquinol oxidase subunit II → MQALFSRLRYAGVGVAVLLSGCNLEVLTPKGDIGSHEKSLILIALGLMAVVAIPVIAMTLWFPWRYRKSNKNATYAPNWSHSTKIELVVWTIPAIIVAILAVITWTSSHALDPYKPLESDAKPVTVQVVSMDWKWLFVYPEYGVASVNELAFPTNRPVNFQITSDSVMNAFFIPQLGSQIYAMAGMETKLHLIAREPGNYAGLSTNFSGEGFSDMHFQAIATSEDGFKDWIAKAKASQATLDAEGYKTLATPSEKTPVSYYGNVTPGLFGSVVNKHMGEMSHDAAMHGEMQMQHDAPQESMQMDMHHHEGGDAMSSNTSPTQAEK, encoded by the coding sequence ATGCAAGCCCTCTTTTCGCGCCTGCGCTACGCAGGCGTCGGCGTCGCTGTGTTGCTCAGCGGCTGCAATCTGGAAGTCCTTACGCCCAAGGGCGATATCGGCTCCCATGAAAAGTCCCTCATCCTGATTGCGCTGGGCCTGATGGCCGTGGTGGCGATCCCGGTGATCGCGATGACGCTGTGGTTCCCCTGGCGTTATCGCAAGAGCAACAAGAACGCCACCTACGCGCCGAACTGGTCGCACTCGACCAAGATCGAGCTGGTGGTGTGGACCATCCCGGCCATCATCGTCGCCATCCTGGCGGTGATCACCTGGACGAGCTCGCACGCGCTCGATCCGTACAAGCCGCTGGAATCGGACGCCAAGCCGGTGACGGTGCAGGTGGTGTCGATGGACTGGAAGTGGCTGTTCGTCTACCCGGAATACGGCGTGGCCTCGGTCAACGAGCTGGCCTTCCCGACCAATCGCCCGGTGAACTTCCAGATCACCTCCGATTCGGTGATGAATGCCTTCTTCATCCCGCAGCTGGGCAGCCAGATCTACGCCATGGCCGGCATGGAAACCAAGCTGCACCTGATCGCGCGGGAGCCGGGCAACTACGCCGGCCTTTCGACCAACTTCAGCGGCGAAGGCTTCTCGGACATGCACTTCCAGGCCATTGCGACCTCGGAAGACGGCTTCAAGGACTGGATCGCCAAGGCCAAGGCCTCGCAGGCGACGCTGGATGCCGAGGGCTACAAGACGCTGGCCACGCCGAGCGAAAAGACGCCGGTTTCCTACTACGGCAACGTGACGCCGGGCTTGTTCGGCAGCGTGGTCAACAAGCACATGGGCGAGATGTCGCATGACGCCGCCATGCACGGCGAGATGCAGATGCAGCACGACGCGCCGCAGGAAAGCATGCAGATGGACATGCACCACCACGAGGGCGGGGATGCCATGTCCTCGAACACCTCCCCGACCCAGGCAGAGAAGTAA
- a CDS encoding aminopeptidase P family protein has protein sequence MEPTTPAKLTALRHAMLQHDVAACLVPSADPHLSEYLPAHWQARQWLSGFTGSAGTLVVTADHAGLWTDGRYFAQAANELAGSGIDLMKQRVAHAPEHIDWLLEHLGEGQTLAVAGDSFSLTAARQLEKRLERIGARLRTHLDLPALIWPDRPALPAAPVVEHPLRYATQPRGDKLGRVRTAMRKQGATHHLVSSLDDIAWLTNLRGSDVECNPVFLAHLLVQAEGHATLFVDRGKLTDALVSALGADQVRIAEYATVTDALSELGERDRLLLDGNRVVVAVAAAIPAKATLVEAANPSTLLKARKTEAELEHIRDAMRRDGAALARAFRRLEDRVTAGMTQTELDVDALLLEERSAQPNFVGESFSTIAGYQANGALPHYRATPEAHSTLKAQGLLLVDSGGQYLGGTTDITRVLALGETTAEQRRDATLVLKGMIALSRARFPKGASGPQLDALARAPLWASGMDFGHGTGHGVGYFLNVHEGPHGIRPPASGATLVPLDPGMITSIEPGLYKPGRHGIRHENLAVVIEADKTEFGEFYAFETLTLCPFDRRALEPGLLNPEERAWLDDYHATVRAALSPLLEDADLAWLERHCAPL, from the coding sequence ATGGAACCCACCACGCCCGCGAAACTGACCGCCCTGCGTCATGCCATGCTGCAGCATGACGTCGCTGCCTGCCTCGTCCCCTCGGCCGACCCGCATCTGTCCGAGTACCTGCCGGCACACTGGCAGGCCCGGCAATGGCTGTCGGGCTTCACCGGTTCGGCCGGCACGCTGGTGGTCACCGCCGATCACGCAGGCCTGTGGACCGATGGCCGCTATTTCGCCCAGGCGGCCAACGAGCTGGCGGGCAGCGGCATCGACCTGATGAAGCAGCGCGTGGCGCACGCGCCGGAACACATCGACTGGCTGCTGGAGCACCTTGGTGAAGGCCAGACGTTGGCCGTGGCCGGTGACAGCTTTTCGCTGACCGCGGCGCGGCAGCTGGAGAAGCGCCTTGAACGCATCGGCGCGCGCCTGCGCACCCACCTGGATCTTCCTGCCCTGATCTGGCCAGATCGCCCCGCCCTGCCCGCGGCGCCCGTGGTCGAACACCCCTTGCGTTACGCCACCCAGCCGCGCGGCGACAAACTGGGCCGCGTGCGCACCGCCATGCGCAAGCAAGGCGCCACGCACCATCTAGTGTCCAGCCTTGACGACATCGCCTGGCTGACCAACCTGCGCGGCAGCGATGTGGAGTGCAACCCGGTGTTTCTCGCCCACCTGCTGGTGCAGGCCGAGGGCCACGCCACGCTGTTCGTGGATCGCGGCAAGCTCACCGATGCGCTAGTCAGCGCGCTGGGCGCGGACCAGGTGCGCATTGCCGAGTACGCCACGGTGACCGATGCGCTTTCCGAGCTGGGTGAGCGCGATCGCCTGCTACTGGATGGCAACCGCGTGGTGGTGGCCGTGGCGGCCGCCATCCCGGCCAAGGCCACGCTGGTCGAAGCCGCCAACCCTTCCACCCTGCTCAAGGCGCGCAAGACCGAAGCCGAGCTGGAACATATCCGCGATGCGATGCGTCGCGACGGCGCCGCCCTCGCCCGCGCCTTCCGTCGACTGGAGGATCGCGTCACCGCAGGCATGACGCAGACCGAGCTGGACGTGGACGCCCTGCTGCTGGAGGAGCGCTCGGCGCAGCCGAACTTCGTGGGCGAGAGTTTCTCGACCATCGCCGGCTACCAGGCCAACGGCGCATTGCCGCACTACCGCGCCACACCCGAAGCCCACAGCACGCTCAAGGCCCAGGGCCTGCTGCTGGTGGATTCCGGCGGCCAGTACCTGGGCGGCACCACCGACATCACCCGCGTGCTGGCACTGGGCGAAACCACCGCCGAACAGCGCCGGGATGCCACCCTGGTGCTCAAGGGCATGATCGCGCTGAGTCGCGCCCGGTTCCCCAAGGGCGCCAGCGGTCCGCAGCTCGATGCGCTGGCACGCGCCCCGCTGTGGGCCAGCGGCATGGACTTCGGTCACGGCACCGGCCATGGCGTGGGTTACTTCCTCAATGTGCACGAAGGCCCGCACGGCATCCGGCCTCCCGCCTCGGGCGCCACCCTGGTGCCGCTGGACCCGGGAATGATCACCTCGATCGAGCCAGGCCTGTACAAGCCCGGCCGCCATGGCATACGCCACGAGAACCTGGCCGTGGTGATCGAAGCCGACAAGACCGAGTTCGGCGAGTTCTACGCCTTCGAAACCCTGACCCTGTGCCCGTTCGACCGACGCGCCCTGGAGCCCGGCCTGCTCAACCCCGAGGAACGGGCCTGGCTGGACGACTACCACGCCACCGTGCGCGCCGCCCTGTCGCCCCTGCTGGAAGACGCGGACCTGGCCTGGCTGGAGCGGCACTGCGCCCCGCTCTGA
- the parE gene encoding DNA topoisomerase IV subunit B encodes MSSRYNAADIEVLSGLDPVKRRPGMYTDTSRPNHLAQEVIDNSVDEALAGHAKSIEVIVHTDGSVEVSDDGRGMPVDIHPEEGVPGVELILTRLHAGGKFSGKNYNFSGGLHGVGVSVVNALSNRVEVTIRRDGNEYRMAFENGDRASELEIIGSVPKKKTGTTVRFWADPKYFDSPKISLGKLRHLLRAKAVLCAGLNVKLVDEATGDVNEWYYEDGLRDYLRDELSSAEAIPAELFVHHVQREADGLDVALAWLPEGELVQESYVNLIPTAQGGTHVNGLRSGLTNAIREFCDIRNLLPRGVKLAPEDVWERLAFVLSAKLQDPQFAGQTKERLSSRNAAGMVEGVIHDAFSLWLNQHVDLGERIAQLAIERASARLKAAKQVVRKKITQGPALPGKLADCTATDLSRTELFLVEGDSAGGSAKQARDKEFQAILPLRGKILNTWEVESGSVLASEEVHNLAVAIGCDPGKEDLSGLRYGKVIILADADSDGLHIATLLSALFLRHFPALVREGHVFVAMPPLFRVDVGKQVFYCLDENEKNAMLERIQREKMKGQVSTTRFKGLGEMNPGQLRESTIHPDTRRLVQLTVDTDDGTTKLMDMLLAKKRASDRKAWLEEKGDLATLEV; translated from the coding sequence ATGAGCAGTCGCTACAACGCCGCCGACATTGAAGTCCTCTCCGGTCTTGACCCGGTCAAGCGCCGCCCCGGCATGTACACGGACACCTCCCGCCCGAACCATCTGGCGCAGGAAGTGATCGACAACTCGGTGGACGAGGCCCTCGCCGGCCACGCCAAGTCCATCGAAGTGATCGTGCACACCGATGGCTCCGTCGAGGTCTCCGACGACGGCCGCGGCATGCCGGTGGACATCCATCCGGAAGAAGGCGTGCCGGGCGTCGAGCTGATCCTCACGCGCCTGCACGCGGGCGGCAAGTTCTCGGGCAAGAACTACAACTTCTCCGGCGGCCTGCACGGCGTGGGCGTGTCGGTGGTGAACGCGCTGTCCAATCGCGTGGAAGTCACCATCCGCCGCGACGGCAATGAATACCGCATGGCCTTCGAGAATGGCGACCGCGCCAGCGAACTCGAGATCATCGGCTCGGTGCCGAAGAAGAAGACCGGCACCACCGTGCGCTTCTGGGCCGACCCGAAGTATTTCGATTCACCGAAGATCTCGCTGGGCAAGCTGCGCCACCTGCTGCGCGCCAAGGCCGTGCTGTGCGCCGGCCTCAACGTGAAGCTGGTGGATGAAGCCACCGGCGACGTCAACGAGTGGTACTACGAAGACGGCCTGCGCGATTACCTGCGCGACGAACTCTCCAGCGCCGAAGCGATTCCCGCCGAACTGTTCGTGCACCACGTGCAGCGCGAAGCGGACGGCCTGGACGTGGCGCTCGCCTGGCTGCCGGAAGGCGAGCTGGTGCAGGAAAGCTACGTCAACCTGATTCCTACCGCGCAGGGCGGCACCCACGTGAACGGCCTGCGCTCGGGCCTCACCAATGCCATCCGCGAGTTCTGCGACATCCGCAACCTGCTGCCGCGCGGCGTGAAGCTGGCGCCGGAAGACGTGTGGGAGCGCCTGGCCTTCGTGCTGTCGGCCAAACTGCAGGATCCGCAGTTCGCCGGCCAGACCAAGGAGCGCCTGTCCTCGCGCAACGCCGCCGGCATGGTCGAAGGCGTCATCCACGACGCCTTCAGCCTGTGGCTCAACCAGCACGTGGACCTCGGCGAACGCATCGCGCAGCTCGCCATCGAGCGCGCCAGCGCGCGCCTGAAGGCCGCCAAGCAGGTCGTCCGCAAGAAGATCACCCAGGGCCCCGCCCTGCCCGGCAAGCTGGCCGACTGCACCGCCACCGACCTTTCCCGCACCGAACTCTTCCTGGTGGAAGGCGACTCGGCCGGCGGCAGCGCCAAGCAGGCGCGCGACAAGGAGTTCCAGGCGATCCTGCCGCTGCGCGGCAAGATCCTCAACACCTGGGAAGTGGAATCGGGCTCCGTGCTCGCCTCCGAAGAAGTGCACAACCTTGCCGTCGCCATCGGCTGCGATCCGGGCAAGGAAGATCTCTCCGGCCTGCGCTACGGCAAGGTGATCATCCTCGCCGACGCCGATTCGGATGGCCTGCACATCGCCACCCTGTTGAGCGCGCTGTTCCTGCGCCACTTCCCGGCACTCGTGCGCGAGGGCCACGTGTTCGTCGCCATGCCGCCGCTGTTCCGCGTGGACGTGGGCAAGCAGGTGTTCTACTGCCTGGACGAAAACGAGAAGAACGCGATGCTCGAGCGCATCCAGCGCGAGAAGATGAAGGGCCAGGTCAGCACCACCCGCTTCAAGGGCCTGGGCGAGATGAACCCGGGTCAGCTGCGCGAATCGACCATCCACCCGGACACGCGCCGCCTGGTGCAGCTGACCGTGGATACCGACGACGGCACGACCAAGCTGATGGACATGCTGCTGGCCAAGAAGCGCGCCAGCGACCGCAAGGCATGGCTGGAAGAAAAGGGCGACCTGGCCACGCTGGAAGTCTGA
- a CDS encoding PLP-dependent cysteine synthase family protein, translating into MHAAWTRLAVQTLEAEAHRSADTHLIRLDLPAFPGIPLYLKDESVHPTGSLKHRLARSLFLYAICNGWLEEGRPVIEASSGSTAISEAYFARLLNLPFFAVMPRSTSRDKVAQIEFFGGHCHFIDDTDVYGAAQRLASELGGHYMDQFTYAERATDWRGNNNIAESIFRQMQREPDPSPRWIVVPAGTGGTSATIGRYIRYRATQADRTQLAVVDPEHSVFYDYYYSRDPNLQLSRGSRIEGIGRPRVEPSFIPGVIDRMLRIPDAASIAALRLLETLLGRCCGGSTGTNLVGALQLMSEMNSQGERGPVVTLICDGGERYKGSYYDTTWLAREGLQQPDVLSRLESVVRDGRWID; encoded by the coding sequence ATGCACGCCGCCTGGACCCGTCTCGCTGTCCAAACGCTTGAAGCCGAGGCCCATCGCTCGGCGGATACGCACCTGATCCGCCTGGATCTTCCCGCCTTCCCCGGCATCCCGCTCTATCTCAAGGACGAATCCGTCCACCCCACTGGCAGCCTCAAGCACCGGCTGGCGCGCTCGCTTTTCCTCTACGCCATCTGCAATGGCTGGCTGGAGGAAGGCCGCCCGGTGATTGAAGCCTCCAGCGGCAGCACCGCCATCTCCGAGGCCTATTTCGCCAGGCTCCTCAACCTGCCGTTCTTCGCCGTGATGCCGCGAAGTACGTCACGGGACAAGGTCGCTCAGATCGAGTTCTTCGGTGGCCATTGCCACTTCATCGACGATACGGACGTCTACGGCGCGGCGCAGCGCCTGGCCAGCGAATTGGGCGGCCATTACATGGACCAGTTCACCTATGCCGAACGCGCCACCGACTGGCGCGGCAACAACAACATCGCCGAGTCGATCTTCCGCCAGATGCAGCGGGAGCCCGACCCTTCGCCACGCTGGATCGTGGTGCCGGCCGGCACCGGCGGCACCTCCGCCACCATCGGTCGCTATATCCGCTATCGCGCCACGCAGGCGGACCGCACGCAGTTGGCCGTGGTCGATCCGGAACATTCGGTGTTTTACGACTACTACTACAGTCGCGACCCAAACCTGCAGCTCTCGCGCGGCTCGCGCATCGAGGGCATAGGCCGTCCGCGCGTGGAACCCTCGTTCATTCCCGGCGTCATCGATCGCATGCTGCGCATTCCCGACGCCGCCAGCATCGCTGCGCTGCGCCTGCTGGAAACCCTGCTTGGCCGATGCTGCGGCGGCTCCACCGGCACCAACCTGGTGGGTGCGCTGCAACTGATGAGCGAGATGAACAGCCAGGGCGAACGCGGCCCCGTGGTCACCCTGATCTGCGATGGTGGCGAGCGCTACAAGGGCAGCTACTACGACACCACCTGGCTGGCGCGCGAAGGCCTGCAACAGCCCGACGTGCTGTCCCGGCTCGAAAGCGTGGTTCGGGACGGCCGCTGGATCGACTGA